In Haemorhous mexicanus isolate bHaeMex1 chromosome 21, bHaeMex1.pri, whole genome shotgun sequence, the following proteins share a genomic window:
- the LOC132336920 gene encoding uncharacterized protein LOC132336920 has product MLHLRRGRERRFPEPQVRQGRPAAPCAGLREKNRACQVCHAVPCRAMPLTRPGPQLPVSHSGINVSHLGTKITPAALGGAPLLAPCPGAAAFARNARHRCAPGTALLSQPVPEGPGGAPPSSRPRGRCSQPAGLSPQECGWSDTEIRGWIEFTGGVRRENLTEALPHEERAREHRAGAKVSNKSEKNPPQNVLLSSIQQAWRQIALQSGRRGWMLARSLGDRSRGILNGNPNTELPGAPGLAWRSDLQERLSLAPGAPRDGRPSAAPRCHLQLEEQPVPWDTSLTRGVAPTSWSFPLFPLLRGSQPHHLSTGATRVTNTTSSSHHVQGWSSSPVLNKGL; this is encoded by the exons ATGCTGCACCTGCGGAGGGGTCGGGAAAGGCGATTCCCAGAGCCGCAGGTCCGGCAGGGccgccctgctgctccctgtgcgggGCTGCGTGAGAAAAACCGTGCGTGCCAAGTGTGCCacgccgtgccgtgccgtgccatGCCCCTAACCCGCCCCGGGCCCCAGCTCCCCGTGAGTCACAGCGGGATAAATGTGAGTCACCTCGGGACTAAAATAACCCCTGCAGCCCTCGGAGGAGCCCCGCTCCTCGCTCCGTGCCCCGGGGCTGCTGCGTTTGCCAGAAACGCCCGGCACCGCTGCGCTCCCGGGACAGCGCTCCTGTCGCAGCCTGTCCCCGAGGGCCCCGGGGGAGCACCACCCTcctcccggccccgcggccgATGTTCGCAGCCTGCTGGGCTCTCGCCGCAGGAATGCGGATGGAGTGACACGGAAATCAGAGGCTGGATCGAGTTCACCGGGGGTGTACGCAGGGAGAACCTGACTGAAGCCCTTCCACACGAAGAGAGAGCACGGGAGCATCGCGCTGGGGCAAAAGTCTCcaacaaaagtgaaaaaaacccaccccagaaT GTGCTTCTGTCAAGCATCCAGCAAGCCTGGCGTCAGATCGCGCTGCA GAGTGGGAGGAGGGGTTGGATGTTGGCGCGTAGCCTTGGAGACCGAAGCCGAGGAATATTGAATGGAAACCCAAACACGGAGCTCCCGGGAGCTCCAGGCCTGGCGTGGAGATCGGATCTGCAGGAGCGGCTCTCGCTGGCCCCGGGGGCTCCCAGGGATGGGCGACCCAGCGCGGCTCCCAGGTGTCACctccagctggaggagcagccgGTTCCATGGGACACATCCCTGACAAGAGGAGTGGCTCCCACAAGTTGGTCAttccccctcttccctctgctccgAGGGTCTCAACCCCACCACCTCTCCACTGGAGCCACCCGAGTGACCAACACAACCAGTTCAAGCCATCATGTGCAAGGTTGGAg